Genomic segment of Paenibacillus sp. FSL R5-0623:
GCGATATTGTTATGTGCATTTACTGTATATGCAGGCACGGCTTATGCATCTTCTGCTTCCGGCTCAGGTGATCCAATCTCGGAAGATAAGAATACTCAAGACAAGGTAGTCTATCTGAGTTTTGATGATGGACCGGGTAACCATACCCGTGAAGTATTGGATATTTTGCGTAAGGAGAAGGTTTTGGCTACATTTTTTGTGCTTGGTGAGCAGGCAGAGCGTTATCCGGAGTTAATCCGGGGGCTTGTGGAGGATGGACATGCTTTGGGCAATCATACATTTAATCATCAATACGAACAGCTGTATAGTGATTTTAAAGTGTTCTGGAAACAGATTAAGCAGACAGAGGAAGTGCTGGAGCGTATAACCGGTTTCCGTCCGAATCTGGTGCGAGCACCAGGTGGTACCTATGGGCATTTTGACCAGAGTTATTTTGATTTGCTCCAATTGGGCGGGTACACCGTCATGGACTGGAACGTCGATAGTGGGGATTCCAAACGTAAAGGTGTTCCGGCCAAAGAGATCCTCAGCAATTCGACCAAAGTACCTGCGGGAGCACGTTCGGTCATTGTCCTGATGCATGACGGTGGTGCACATGCGGAAACGGTAAAGGCGCTCCCGGGTATTATCAAATATTATCGTGATCATGGATATCGTTTTGACACCATAAAGAGTACGGATAAACCAGTTCAATTCCGTGTACATCCAGATGGTAAGTATAAGGCCCGCAAGGCGCCAGGAAAGGCCTGGATCGCAGAACATGTAGAAGCGAACGCGACGTTATGGCTTGCAAACAAGAAGCTGAAGGTAGAGGTGGGATTGGCTGCGGCTACCTTGCAACCGGGTGAGTTCCGCATGGAGGGTCAGCGAATCATGGTGCCTTTGCGTACTTTCATGAAAAAATTCGGGGGCAGTACTCGCTGGGACTCTGAAACAAGGACAGCCATAGCAGTATGGAAGGAAAGAACGATTCATGCAGACAGTGTGAGCGGAACACTGACAACAACAGGGAAAATTGAAACGGAAGCAGTACAGAGTCAGGGTGGAACCATCTGGGTTCCGTTACGTGAGTTACTGGAGCAGATGGGGTTGAGGGTGAATTCCTTAACCAGTAATGAAGCAGAGTGGACGGTAAAGGCGGGCACTTCCAGATCCATTTCGGCAATGAACAGCATATTTAAGTATAAAATGATCTAAAGAAAGTCATTCTTGCAGGACTATTCTCTCTACTTCCGGGCAACACTGAATCATAGATTACTATGGTTCAGGAATGCTTATGAACGGAAGGAGATCAGGAGAAATGTCTTATATAAGAATGGAACATGAACATGCTGTTGAATTGTTAAACAGGGTCATGAAGCGTGTTGAGAGTGTGATTATTGGCAAAAAAACAGAGATTCGTTATGTCCTCACTGCAATGCTCAGTGGGGGGCATGTACTTCTGGAAGATGTGCCGGGTACCGGGAAAACGATGCTGGTTCGTGCCGTTGCTTCTGCACTGGACTGCTCGATGGGCCGGATTCAATTCACGTCCGATGTCATGCCGGCAGATGTTACGGGCACGTCAATCTATCATCCACATACAGCTGAATTCAAGTTTCGGCCCGGACCTGTCATGTCCAACGTTGTCCTGGCTGATGAAATAAATCGCGCTTCACCACGCACTCAGTCTGCCCTGCTGGAGGCAATGGAGGAACGACGTATTACGGTTGATGGCACAACCTATGCCTTGCCACGCCCGTTTTTTCTGCTGGCGACACAGAATCCGTTACAGTTTGAGGGTACGTACCGACTGCCTGAAGCGCAGCTGGATCGATTTATCATGAGAATTGGACTGGGTTATCCCGATCCGGAACAGGAATTGGAATTGTTAACCCGCATGCAAGGTAGAGAAGCGCTTGATGAACTTCGCCCTGTCCTGCTTGCTGAAGAGGTCGTAGCAATGCAGCGTGAAGTCAAACAGGTACATGTTGATCCGGTCGTCAAACAGTATCTGGTGGCCGTTGCTGTAGCCTCTCGCAGCCTTCCGGCGGTCAGACTGGGCATCAGCCCGCGTGGAACACTGGCCTGGATGGCTGCGGCGCAGTCATTCGCCTATCTTCAAGGACGCAGTTATGTCATTCCGGATGATGTGAAAGAGGTAGCTGTGCCTGTCCTTTCCCACCGTATTCAATTGAAGGCCCAGAACAGAGCGGAGGTTTGGGGACAAGTACAAGTCATTGAGGAAGCATTGTCATCGGTCCCGGTTCCAGTACAAATGGCATCACAGGGAAGGGGACGGAGGCAATGACTGCGCTCGGACAACGGATTGTGAGTGCTGTCTTGGTGGTGGCTTTTGCTTCCTTGTATCAGTGGCATGGGGGCAAAGCGGCGTTGTTTCTATCCGTTATAACTTTCTTGATGTTCACAGGAG
This window contains:
- a CDS encoding MoxR family ATPase gives rise to the protein MSYIRMEHEHAVELLNRVMKRVESVIIGKKTEIRYVLTAMLSGGHVLLEDVPGTGKTMLVRAVASALDCSMGRIQFTSDVMPADVTGTSIYHPHTAEFKFRPGPVMSNVVLADEINRASPRTQSALLEAMEERRITVDGTTYALPRPFFLLATQNPLQFEGTYRLPEAQLDRFIMRIGLGYPDPEQELELLTRMQGREALDELRPVLLAEEVVAMQREVKQVHVDPVVKQYLVAVAVASRSLPAVRLGISPRGTLAWMAAAQSFAYLQGRSYVIPDDVKEVAVPVLSHRIQLKAQNRAEVWGQVQVIEEALSSVPVPVQMASQGRGRRQ
- a CDS encoding polysaccharide deacetylase; this translates as MVQRPEFRIKEIGGNSATTIHMFLSGQWSVILVRIAILLCAFTVYAGTAYASSASGSGDPISEDKNTQDKVVYLSFDDGPGNHTREVLDILRKEKVLATFFVLGEQAERYPELIRGLVEDGHALGNHTFNHQYEQLYSDFKVFWKQIKQTEEVLERITGFRPNLVRAPGGTYGHFDQSYFDLLQLGGYTVMDWNVDSGDSKRKGVPAKEILSNSTKVPAGARSVIVLMHDGGAHAETVKALPGIIKYYRDHGYRFDTIKSTDKPVQFRVHPDGKYKARKAPGKAWIAEHVEANATLWLANKKLKVEVGLAAATLQPGEFRMEGQRIMVPLRTFMKKFGGSTRWDSETRTAIAVWKERTIHADSVSGTLTTTGKIETEAVQSQGGTIWVPLRELLEQMGLRVNSLTSNEAEWTVKAGTSRSISAMNSIFKYKMI